From the Hylaeus volcanicus isolate JK05 chromosome 4, UHH_iyHylVolc1.0_haploid, whole genome shotgun sequence genome, one window contains:
- the LOC128875259 gene encoding adenosine kinase-like — MVEGIPLRIASLELNVPAIIAFGNPLLDVYVFLKNKDFLKKYDLTEDGELELPVEKIQEILAELPQDLEKKISAGGSAQNSMRILQWLFDDTFKNQYSIYCGGLGNDPRGAMLKNLVRSAGVDARYAVHPNLPTGHCIALINESSRSLVANIGAAGVYTLDDFKKTNLSLDTIKIIYIEGFFITHSFPVAKELVRLAEEKKIIIAFNLNGLYIFNDHHAAICEMVGHANVVFGNAREMEALAQSLNIKYDDVTDIPFLLNSLKRIAVNASSSNSKDWLHNGGIFVMTQGGSAPAITVWGKGQSVEVHPIKPKAPVIDTTGAGDSLVAGFLAGILVQWKPQRCLEYGCKVASFMVTRLGVTLPDEVPADLVEYNTIFA, encoded by the exons aTGGTCGAAGGAATTCCATTGAGAATTGCTTCCCTGGAGCTTAATGTCCCTGCAATAATAGCTTTTGGCAATCCCCTGTTGGATGTTTAcgtatttctgaaaaataaggatttcttgaaaaaatatgaTCTTACAGAGGATGGAGAATTGGAACTTCCTGTTGAGAAAATCCAGGAGATATTAGCAGAATTGCCACAAGa tttagaaaaaaaaattagtgcCGGAGGATCAGCACAAAATTCAATGCGAATTTTGCAATGGCTTTTCGACGATACCTTCAAGAATCAATACAGCATCTATTGCGGTGGTCTTGGAAATGATCCTAGGGGAGCAATGTTGAAAAACTTAGTTCGATCAGCAGGTGTGGATGCCAG atatgcAGTTCATCCAAACCTACCTACTGGACATTGCATAGCATTAATAAACGAATCGTCGCGTAGTCTTGTTGCAAATATAGGTGCTGCTGGTGTATATACCTTAGACGATTTTAAGAAAACCAATTTGTCATTAgacacaataaaaataatttacatagaaGGATTTTTCATAACGCACAGTTTTCCTGTAGCAAAGGAACTCGTTAGACTagctgaagaaaaaaaaataattatagccTTTAACCTTAATGGGCTTTATATATTCAAT GATCATCATGCAGCAATTTGTGAAATGGTCGGACATGCAAATGTTGTATTTGGCAATGCAAGAGAAATGGAGGCATTGGCTCAATcgttaaacattaaatatgaCGATGTAACCGATATACCATTCTTACTAAATAGTTTGAAAAGAATTGCAGTTAATGCTTCTAGTTCAAACTCCAAAGATTGGTTGCATAATGGTGGAATATTTGTTATGACTCAAGGAGGATCAGCTCCAGCCATTACTGTTTGGGGAAAGGGGCAATCGGTTGAg GTGCATCCAATTAAACCAAAAGCTCCCGTTATAGATACAACAGGTGCCGGAGATTCTTTGGTAGCTGGTTTTTTGGCAGGTATTTTAGTTCAATGGAAACCACAACGTTGCTTGGAGTATGGTTGTAAAGTAGCATCATTTATGGTAACGAGACTTGGGGTTACACTACCAGACGAAGTACCAGCGGATTTAGTAGAGTACAATACTATATTTGCTTGA
- the LOC128875258 gene encoding putative protein FAM10A4, which yields MSLPLKPEHLTQLKVFVELCMVNPAILHHPELAFVKSFIEHFGGSVGTAKDDGSSSKTAGSTDKSKAAEPEAEPESEESDLELDMEGVIEPDTDAPQKMGNLTLQPTEEEIAESQAKRSEAVSAFAEKDYEKAMELYTEAIVLNPQASLLYAKRGQVFLLLNRPNACIRDCNRALELNPDSAAAHKFRGRAFQLLGKFEEAATDLRLACKFDFDEQADEWLREVTPNARKIEEHKRKAERKVKEKLEREKQEKLKKAWESAKAYEENTRTSQTDTSRDTAGTSDFYKFLNDPEVLRGFQDPEINAAFKEISMNPTNILKYQGNPKIMEFINKITSTFGWGSCPGMGGGIPGFPSGAAKPESKPAPPKPQPQVDDDLD from the exons ATGTCTCTTCCTCTCAAACCGGAGCATCTAACGCAGCTAAAAGTATTTGTCGAACTTTGCATGGTGAATCCTGCGATATTACATCACCCAGAACTAGCTTTTGTAAAATCATTTATCGAACACTTTGGAGGAAGTGTTGGAACAGCTAAAGATGACGGATCGTCAAGTAAGACAGCTGGAAGTACAGATAAATCGAAAGCAGCAGAACCTGAAGCGGAACCAGAAAGCGAGGAAAGCGATTTAGAACTGGACATGGAAGGTGTTATCG AACCAGATACAGATGCTCCTCAAAAGATGGGAAATCTTACCTTACAACCAACGGAAGAAGAAATCGCGGAATCTCAAGCCAAACGATCCGAGGCTGTGTCAGCATTCGCGGAAAAAGATTACGAAAAAGCTATGGAACTGTATACCGAAGCCATCGTACTGAATCCACAGGCCTCGTTACTTTACGCCAAACGCGGACAAGTATTCTTACTGTTGAACCGGCCTAACGCTTGTATACGCGATTGCAATCGTGCGTTGGAGCTAAATCCAGACAGTGCGGCAGCTCACAAATTCAGAGGAAGGGCCTTTCAGTTGCTTGGAAAATTCGAAGAAGCAGCTACCGATTTGCGGCTTGCTTGTAAATTTGATTTCGACGAACAGGCTGACGAATGGCTGCGGGAAGTTACTCCAAAC gCTCGCAAAATCGAGGAGCACAAGCGGAAGGCGGAACGCAaggtgaaagaaaaattggaacgcgagaaacaagagaaattgaagaaagctTGGGAGAGTGCAAAGGCATACGAGGAAAACACCCGCACCTCTCAAACCGATACAAGCAGAGACACCGCTGGTACCAgtgatttttacaaattccTCAACGACCCAGAGGTTCTTCGAGGTTTCCAG GACCCGGAAATCAATGCAGCCTTCAAGGAGATCTCTATGAATCCAACGAATATTTTGAAGTATCAGGGCAATCCGAAGATAATGGAGTTTATTAACAAGATAACTTCGACTTTCGGCTGGGGGTCTTGTCCTGGCATGGGTGGTGGAATTCCAGGTTTTCCGAGTGGTGCAGCTAAACCAGAGTCAAAGCCGGCTCCTCCAAAGCCGCAACCGCAGGTCGACGATGACCTCGATTAA
- the LOC128875253 gene encoding neurofilament medium polypeptide, translating into MTGSRLRPAFFVGLFLALLVVALQGVQSEQELEVPPEDLCRPYIEKALKDLGTGSLEQTSAEVGTGDDKESHEEEGKAASEEEAEPTAADVSTEDLATEENKQESIEAEAETEAEAAESAEQPEDEADEASTETDQSAEGEGEQSAEAAETEQGEAEQAEGKSEEADAGTDEDKGESPENVDEDAADSSQDQTEEEKEDASGEETQADETKSEEEARVDDEKPEEEAQPDETKSEEEGQTDDGKSDEEAQAEEESAQEAKSDEEQSEANEAKTEEVKSDEEEDSKAEEEASKEKEEAEAAASKEEADTEETEEDASKADEDAQSREQQASAEEGKEESAEGQVEGEEEDNKGGKFEEDEESKSAEEEGEEEETEAKSAIEEDKSAEKGKSEEEEDEEVKSRGRREAGQEGEAEDEAEGSEEAAESEEEEPTPEEDLIQEIMVPETLRPRDHINQLLKLDEENEEKERAIQKIGDVVLKELKRVYDNAIQPLESLYKYRDLSNRHFGDPEIFSKPLVLFMGPWSGGKSSIINYLLENEYKRTSLRTGAEPSPAYFNILMHGEEEEILDGTQLAADWTFSGLQKFGQGMLDRLKGLRLDNKLLEKVNIVEIPGILEIRKQVQRLFPFNDACQWFIDRADIIFLVYDPSKLDVGPETEAILDQLKGREYQTRIILNKADQVKPEELMRVQGALIWNISPLMSSAEPPIMYSTSLWSLPYEAGAPTRLLYAQERAFLRDLRTAIDKRVEHKIASARRFAVRVRNHAKMVDCYLTTYYNHKTFFGNKKEISDKIIENPQDYHIYEGLSTLKNISRYDLPDPDVYRDFFRLNPLYDFPLLSSTCTYFRGCPINRLDVAIAYELPELVGKYKKSVEQVTHEYETSPPS; encoded by the exons ATGACGGGCTCGCGGCTGAGACCCGCGTTCTTCGTGGGCCTCTTCCTGGCCCTTCTAGTCGTCGCCTTACAAG GAGTGCAAAGCGAACAAGAGCTAGAGGTGCCACCGGAGGATCTGTGTCGACCGTACATTGAAAAGGCGTTAAAGGATCTCGGTACAG GATCTTTGGAGCAGACCAGTGCCGAGGTTGGGACAGGCGACGATAAAGAGAGTcacgaagaagaaggaaaggcTGCGAGCGAAGAA GAGGCCGAGCCAACAGCAGCCGATGTTTCGACGGAAGATTTGGCAACGGAGGAGAACAAACAGGAGTCGATAGAGGCAGAGGCAGAAACAGAGGCTGAAGCTGCGGAAAGTGCCGAACAACCCGAGGATGAGGCAGACGAAGCGTCAACGGAAACTGATCAGAGCGCGGAAGGCGAGGGAGAGCAAAGTGCCGAAGCGGCTGAAACCGAACAAG GTGAAGCTGAACAGGCAGAAGGCAAGTCCGAGGAAGCGGATGCGGGAACGGACGAGGACAAGGGCGAGTCCCCTGAGAATGTAGACGAGGATGCCGCGGATTCGAGTCAAGACCAAAccgaggaagaaaaagaagatgcGTCTGGCGAAGAAACGCAAGCGGACGAAACGAAATCTGAAGAAGAAGCGCGGGTAGACGATGAAAAGCCCGAGGAAGAAGCGCAGCCAGACGAAACGAAATCGGAGGAAGAAGGGCAGACAGACGATGGAAAATCCGACGAAGAAGCTCAGGCCGAGGAAGAATCGGCTCAAGAAGCGAAATCCGACGAGGAGCAATCCGAAGCAAACGAAGCTAAAACGGAGGAGGTGAAGTCTGACGAGGAAGAAGATTCCAAGGCGGAAGAAGAAGCTTccaaagagaaagaggaagcAGAGGCTGCTGCTTCGAAGGAGGAAGCTGACACAGAAGAGACAGAGGAAGATGCGAGCAAGGCAGACGAGGATGCGCAGTCGCGGGAACAACAAGCGAGCGcggaagaaggaaaagaagagagTGCGGAAGGTCAAGtagaaggagaagaagaagataacAAGGGAGGCAAATTTGAGGAAGATGAAGAATCTAAATCTGcggaagaagaaggagaagaagaagagacgGAAGCCAAATCCGCGATAGAAGAAGATAAATCAGCCGAAAAAGGCAAGtccgaggaagaagaagacgaggaGGTAAAATCTCGAGGCAGGCGAGAAGCTGGCCAAGAGGGAGAAGCAGAAGACGAGGCTGAAGGTTCAGAGGAAGCTGCCGAAAGCGAGGAGGAAGAGCCCACCCCCGAGGAAGACCTGATACAGGAGATCATGGTGCCGGAGACCTTGAGACCGCGCGATCACATCAATCAGCTGCTAAAACTGGACGAAGAGAACGAGGAGAAGGAACGAGCCATCCAGAAAATTGGCGACGTTGTCCTCAAGGAGCTAAAGAGGGTTTACGATAACGCCATTCAGCCGTTAGAGTCGTTGTACAAGTACAGGGACTTGAGCAACCGGCACTTTGGTG ACCCAGAAATATTCTCCAAACCGCTGGTTCTGTTCATGGGTCCGTGGAGCGGTGGGAAATCTTCCATCATAAACTACTTGCTCGAGAACGAGTACAAACGGACATCGTTGAGGACAG GAGCCGAGCCATCTCCGGCCTACTTCAATATTCTAATGCACGGCGAAGAAGAGGAGATCCTCGACGGGACGCAGCTGGCCGCTGACTGGACCTTCTCAGGATTGCAAAAGTTTGGCCAGGGTATGCTCGATCGTCTGAAGGGCTTACGACTCGACAACAAGCTGTTGGAAAAA GTGAACATCGTCGAGATCCCAGGGATCTTGGAAATCCGAAAGCAGGTCCAACGTTTGTTTCCGTTTAACGACGCGTGTCAGTGGTTCATCGACCGTGCGGACATCATATTTTTAGTCTACGATCCATCGAAATTGGACGTTGGACCGGAAACCGAAGCGATCCTCGATCAACTGAAGGGCAGGGAGTATCAG ACACGCATCATTCTTAACAAAGCCGATCAAGTGAAACCAGAGGAACTGATGAGAGTGCAAGGAGCTCTGATCTGGAACATATCGCCGCTAATGTCCAGCGCTGAACCGCCCATAATGTACTCCACGTCGCTGTGGTCGTTGCCGTACGAGGCAGGTGCACCCACCAGGTTATTGTATGCTCAAGAACGCGCGTTCCTCCGCGACCTGCGTACCGCCATTGATAAGCGAGTCGAGCACAAGATAGCGAGCGCCAGAAGATTTGCT GTGCGAGTGCGCAATCACGCTAAAATGGTAGATTGCTATCTGACCACGTATTACAATCACAAGACGTTCTTTGGAAACAAGAAGGAGATCAGCGATAAGATCATCGAGAATCCCCAAGACTATCACATTTACGAGGGCTTGAGTACTCTAAAGAACATATCGCGTTACGATTTGCCCGACCCGGATGTTTATAGAGACTTTTTCCGGCTGAATCCTCTGTACGACTTCCCTTTGCTGAGCTCGACGTGCACCTACTTCCGTGGATGTCCGATCAACAGACTCGACGTAGCCATCGCCTACGAATTGCCCGAACTCGTAGGCAAATACAAAAAGTCTGTAGAGCAAGTGACGCACGAGTACGAGACGAGTCCTCCTAGTTGA